TATCACGCGGTGAAGGAAGGGGCAAGCGATATCCACATTGAGCCCGCCGAACGCTGCGTGAGAGTTCGGTATCGCATCGATGGCAAGCTCTATAAGTCGCTCGAAGTTCCGCTGAATCTGCTCGGCGCTGTTACGAGCCGCATCAAGATCATGGCGTCGCTCGATATCAGCGAACGCCGACTTCCTCAAGATGGCCGCGTGCATGTGATGCTCGATGGTCGCAAAGTCGATCTTCGCGTCAGTACTTTTCCGGGGAATCGTGGTGAAAAAACGGTGATTCGCGTGCTCGACACACGCAGTGTGTCGCTCAATTTGCGAGATCTCGGTTTTGCCGAAGATATTCTCACGCCGCTGCAACAGAGCATCAATGCGCCCAACGGCATTGTGCTCGTGACAGGTCCCACAGGAAGTGGAAAAAGCACCACGCTCTATGCAGCGCTCAATGAGATTGCGTCGATGGAGAACAACATCTGCACCGTTGAAGACCCGATCGAATATCACTTGCCTCTGATCAATCAGTTTCAAGTGCAAGAGCGCGTCGGTCTGACGTTTTCAAAAGCGCTCCGAACATTGCTGCGGCAAGATCCCGACGTGATCATGGTAGGTGAAGTGCGTGATGATGAAACGGCTCGCACCGCCATTCAAGCAGCGCTCACTGGGCACTTGGTATTCAGCACGCTCCATACCAACGATGCAGCCTCGGCGATCACCCGTCTCATCAACATGGGTGTTGAGCCGTACCTCATCGGTGCCGCACTCAACGCCGTACTGGCGCAGCGCCTGGTGCGCCGCATTTGTGGCAAGTGTCGCGAGGCATACGATCCGCCACGAACCTTGCGCAAGGCGATTGAAAAAATGGGCTACCCCATGGAGAAGTTCTTCAAGGGGGCCGGCTGTCGCAAGTGTCGCAACACAGGCTACAGCGGACGCGTCGGGGTCCACGAACTGCTGATCGTGAACGACGAACTTCGGGATGCAATTGTCGCTGGCAAGAGCGTGGCTGAACTACGTCGAATAGCAGCCGCTTACAACATGGTGACACTGCGTCACGATGGATTCCGCAAAGTGCGTGAAGGACTGACCAGCGTCGAAGAAGTGATCCAAATCGCTGGCGAAACGGTCGGCGGCGATCGCATCGCCGCTGTTGAATTGCCGACTACGTCTGCACCTCATGCCACCGCCTCTAGCGGCGCAGGTGCCTAACCATGAGCACAGTTTTTGCCTACGAAGGTCGAGATTCGCTTGGCAAATCGGCCAGTGGCGAGATTGAAGCCGAGTCGCGCGATGAAGCCATGGTCAAGCTCCGCCGCGATGGCGTGCAAGTGAGCAAAATCGACGAACAAGAGGATCAGAGCGAGCTCTTTCCTCGAGCAATTCGCAAGACCGACATCATCTATGCCACCAGCCAGTTGGCGGTGATGGTCGAAACCGGAATTACGTTATCGACCGCGCTCGACTCGATTGCATCGCATGAGCAGCACCCAACGCTCAAACGTGTGCTGCTCGACCTGAAGCGTCATGTTGAATCGGGCGATGATTTTTCGAGCGCACTTGCGCGACATCCGCAGCACTTCGACCGAACCTATGTGTCGCTGATTCGCGCGAGTGAACAGACAGGTACCACGGGCGAAATGCTCGACACCGTGGCCCTTTACCTGCGCAGTCAACTCGAGACACGCCAAAAAGTGATGGCCGCGCTGGCCTACCCTGCGGTGATGCTCGCCGTGGCTGTGGCCGTGACGATTTTTTTGCTCACCTATATTTTGCCCAAGTTCGAGCCGCTGTTCAGCCGCAAAGGTGTGAAACTCCCCAGCATCACTGTGGCGATGATGACGATGTCGGATCTGATGATCGACTACTGGTATCTTTGGCTCGCCGCCACACTGGCTGCCGTGATTGGCTACTTCTGGGGTCGCCGAACGCCACTAGGAATTCAGATGCTCGACTGGCTCTCGATCCACACACCGATCATCGGACCGATGTCGCGTAAAGTGGCGCTCAGCAGGAGCATTCGCACGCTGGGAACGATGGTGGCAAGTGGAGTGTCGATGCTCGATGCTATCCGCATCACGAGCGAAGTCTCGAGTAACTACTATTTCGAACGAGCATGGCTGAAGGTGCTCGATGCCGTGACCGAAGGTAATCGGATCTGCCACGCGCTCGAAGGTGATCCACTCTTTCCGCCGACACTTGTACAAATGATTTCGG
This window of the Pirellula staleyi DSM 6068 genome carries:
- a CDS encoding type II secretion system F family protein, translating into MSTVFAYEGRDSLGKSASGEIEAESRDEAMVKLRRDGVQVSKIDEQEDQSELFPRAIRKTDIIYATSQLAVMVETGITLSTALDSIASHEQHPTLKRVLLDLKRHVESGDDFSSALARHPQHFDRTYVSLIRASEQTGTTGEMLDTVALYLRSQLETRQKVMAALAYPAVMLAVAVAVTIFLLTYILPKFEPLFSRKGVKLPSITVAMMTMSDLMIDYWYLWLAATLAAVIGYFWGRRTPLGIQMLDWLSIHTPIIGPMSRKVALSRSIRTLGTMVASGVSMLDAIRITSEVSSNYYFERAWLKVLDAVTEGNRICHALEGDPLFPPTLVQMISAGEDTGKLDSVLQRVSSYYDKEVETSLKATTSLIEPLMITGMGVVVGGIALGLLMPIFQLSRGG
- a CDS encoding GspE/PulE family protein — protein: MSHHPAPPQRLGNILIERGYLTVAHLQQALDHQQRAGRGKLLGEILVELSLCTEDQVMECLAQVYCVPYAKLEQRLSDPRIVELLPREYIEKNLVFPLFRIQQTLTVAVTEPSNLFLLEEIRGLTGLTVQIVASSAKDIRRMITTLPDSKTFVIEDIIEDNSQTEVTLIESAVEDISDSTECAGQSPVIRLVNYVIYHAVKEGASDIHIEPAERCVRVRYRIDGKLYKSLEVPLNLLGAVTSRIKIMASLDISERRLPQDGRVHVMLDGRKVDLRVSTFPGNRGEKTVIRVLDTRSVSLNLRDLGFAEDILTPLQQSINAPNGIVLVTGPTGSGKSTTLYAALNEIASMENNICTVEDPIEYHLPLINQFQVQERVGLTFSKALRTLLRQDPDVIMVGEVRDDETARTAIQAALTGHLVFSTLHTNDAASAITRLINMGVEPYLIGAALNAVLAQRLVRRICGKCREAYDPPRTLRKAIEKMGYPMEKFFKGAGCRKCRNTGYSGRVGVHELLIVNDELRDAIVAGKSVAELRRIAAAYNMVTLRHDGFRKVREGLTSVEEVIQIAGETVGGDRIAAVELPTTSAPHATASSGAGA